DNA from Phragmites australis chromosome 16, lpPhrAust1.1, whole genome shotgun sequence:
ACAAAAAACATTGGAGTCATGGAGTACAGAGAACTATTCGCAAAAATCCATGGCATGCTTGATACGTGATACAGGCATTCAGACTAGGACATAGTGATTGACTAAGTATCATTCCCATCGCGCAGTTCCAAATTTCCTTTGCTGATCACTCATAACGAAATAACTATTTGCTGATAGTAAGTTCATAAATTGAATATATTCATCTTTGTATCACTAAGGAATTGATGAATTAACCTACCCTCATTTCGTTTATGTTCAATTGTTCCTGTTGCTGAATCAAAATTAGCAAAATCTACAGTAACCCTTACAAGTACACAATTATGAAAGATTATGGACTCAAAGCAGAAAGAGAGACAAAACTTCCAATGCTATTTATAATGCAACATCCAGTAGCTAGTTGTGTAAGAGTTAACCATCATCTTTCTACTGCTAAGGAACAGATAACCTACCTCCCTTTCTTTGTGTTCCCTCTTTTTTCTTGGGTGGATGAATTGGCAACAAGAAGTTGAGTGTAATAATTTTGCACCGCTAAGAAACAGATGGCATCATCTTGGATGAAAACTTAATGGCAGGGAGAAATCGAGTAGATGTGGCACTCTTCTCATTATCCATTATTTGTACTCAGCTTTAATATAGACTGAGATTTGAACAAGCCACAACCTTTGTCATTGCAATATTAGTACTGctacatatttttttcaacaCTTCACTACCGGTACATCAGTTGCTGAATCTTGAAACGATATAAATCATACAAAGAACACACTGGAGTATAGTGAACTATCCACAATAATCTACAGCATGGCTGATCCAGGCATTCAGAGTAATGGTGATTAGATTACTAAGGTAGTATCATGCATTCCCATGCTGCAGTCCCACATTtacaatgatgatgataatggAACATCCAATTGCTGATAGTAGAAGTTCATAAGTTGAGTATGCTTTGTATCACTAAGGAACAGGAACTGATGAATTAACCTACCttcatttcctttattttcatTGTTCCTGTTGCGTGAATCAAAACCAGCAAAATCTACAGCAACTCTTACAAGTCATGATTATTCTCCCAACCAATATGCCCACCGTCCTCCCAAATTCCAAATTCTATGTGTACTATGTTCATGTTGGAGTGTACAATAACAGATTCCGAGCTgatgaaaatacaaaaatacagGATTTCCAATGAAGCGGAGCAGATGCTGAGATGCAGTGCAGTCAGACCTGAAATTGCTCCATCTGGACGTCGGAGGCCTTGAGGGGGACGTAGTCGCCGAGGTAGACCTCGAGGTGGTCGGAGATGTTGGCCTTGTCGATGCTCTCGTGGTGGTAGCTCTTGCACACCAGGTAGACCACCGTCTGCGTGACCAGCGCCAGCATCACCACCGCGCACAGCGCCGCGAGCATGAGGAGGCCGAGGAAGAGCCTGCCCCCGGCGCCGACACCATGGGTCGCGCCTCGGACGACCCAGGCGCGGAAGGCGACCTCGACGACGGCGAAGACGAGGTTGAGCGTGGCGAAGATGGCTGCGGCCGTCCAGAGCTTGCCGCGGATGAGGTCCTTGCTCTTGCGCATGGCGTGGAAGCCCTTGTAGTCCTCGAGCACGGAGACGACGCTGGCGAGGTGCCAGACGACGCTGAGGTAGACGAGGCCCGCGAGGtaggcgacgaggaggaggaaggccaGAAGCCCGGCGATCCCCGAGCCGTTGTCGGCGGCGATGAGGAGcgcgaggaagaggaggaggaaggcgacgTGGTAGGCGAAGAGGAGCGCGAAGGCGGCGAGGAAGGTGGCGGCAAGGCGGCGCCAGACGCGGGGGACGACGGAGAGCACCCGCGGGAAGGAGAGGGCATCATATTTAGCGGAGTAGACGGAGGCGACGGagaagacggcggcggcggtggagaggagcgagaggaggaggagggccagGAAGTAGGCGGccttgaagaggaggagggccgCCCAGTCGGAGGCGAGGCGGCTGAGGAGGCGGTCCCGCTGCGCGGGGGAGACGGTGGAGTCGAGGGCGGTGTCGTCGGAATCGATGTGGGTGAAGAGGGCGTGGGAGATGGCGatgtggaggaggaagagcgcGGAGAGCGGGAGGACGAAGGCGGCGGCGATGCGGGCGAAGAGCGGGCGGTGGGAGCCCCGCAGGATCTGGGCGGAGGCGCGGTAGATGCCCGCGACGCCCAGGAACTGGAGCTCCTCCGGCTCGAACTCCATGGGCTGGATTCCGATTTCTTCTCCTCTCAGCTGCTGGGCGGCTGCCGGTGCTCGGAATGGAATCCGCTCCGAGTCCGatttggtggtggtggagatcTCGGCGCTAGGCCTGAGGATTGTTCTCTCAGGCGAGCTCGTGTCGTGGTGGGAATTGGGAATTGCTTCGGATTTGGTTGGGTCGTCGCTCGCGATTGGAGAAGACGATGGACGGAAATGCGAGGAAGGAAACAGTCAGGCTTCGTAATTTGTTTTTGGTTCGACAAACCGAGCTTTAGGTACTACTCTCTTTTATTACAAATTTAGTTCGTTTTAATTCTGCAAACTATTCtcaaaatataaattattctcaaacttctatatatttttcatcttataaatatttttattgtttaataaatattacCACTCTtataaataaatgagttatctttattatgcagaataaataaaaaacaacaagtttatttgatctactttttaaatttttatgtaaaaaattaaaacgatctatatttgcaatcggatgaagtatttattattatttgctGCTTCTGTTTTTTTAGTGTTTTTAGTCTCTCATTGCGCATATGTACCTATAGTTTATAGGTGTGAGTTTGGATGTGCTCGTTTAGTATATGGTAGGAGAGgataaaaaaattgtgtttGGTAAGTTGATTGGGTCAAGTCCACCGGCAAGATTAGTGCTGCACGTATGGGTCAGTACACGGGCATATGGGCGAAGAGTTGGTGTAGTGGACAGCAGTTTTCAGATATTCATTCTCTGTTCCTCCAGTAGGTTGTATTGTTGTGAACCTGCTGTATGCTCCTTACGTAGCCAAAGGATACTTTTTCGCTGGACTAATGGAAGCTTTGTTCCCTTTCTTCAGAAGAAGTGCAAAGAAGGTACTTTTATGAGTCTGGTACTTGATCCACCATCGTTGGCAAAAGCGCAAGACAAGGTTCGTCATCGACTCGCATATACAGTAGTGCTTGGTCAAATCCGGAGGCTCCGGCATTTCCAATCCGTCCCATCTGGTTGCCGGACGGTGAAATCGCTGCGCACATTGCAATTGCAGGGATTTATCCTGCCGATCGAAGAGCTCCATCGTTAGAAAATATTCCATCAACGACCTCGGCAAGCTCACCAATAAAGTAATCAAATAGTTTTGTCCGTCGATGGTCACGCTTGCTTGGAATTCCCAAATGCTCATTGCTGTTCACTTGTGGGAAACTCGATCGGTAACGTCAATTCAAATGCTTCGCTTTACTATGTATGGCCCCATATCCTGTTAGTGATGACAGGCGTCCTGACCTGACGGAAAGGATCGTGGTAGGGATTCGCGCTTGCTCCTCGAGTCAAAAAACATTTTAggattcaatatatatatatatatatatatatataggacacctattatatactcctaggagtatgtactcccacatgcaatataccacctaaacaaatactttatactcttttatcatttttagtatactctaatactaattctaagatactccaatatgagttgtatgaaaaaaaattcaatgttagcctttcatttttgctatatactcttttttatacataaaagaagtatatacgcaaattatgataaaaatcatggaatttcataaaaaatttcgtgggatttgtattgtagtatcttataattactaatgaagtatatttaaagtgataaagaagtataacacacgtgcaaaagtggtatatgagaggtgggagtacatacacccaggagtacatactagttttcctatatatatatatatatatatatatatatatattcacatgGTGTATGGGACGACAATGCAATGCATGCTACACCTCAAGTATCATCCATGCCTGAGATTATGGGCACGTTTGGGTTTGGATGGCGATGGCGCCTGTGCTAGCCCAGCCAATACGTTGGATTTCGCTGCCACCATTTCGCGAGTGTAAGACCATCTCCGAGGGAGTTCGTGTGTGCAGGCATTTGGGCATTTGGATCGACGCCAATGCTTTGGCTTGCCCGGACTAGCATGTGCTCTTAAACCATCCCAACTATATTTTTCTCATCTCGTTCTTTTTCTGATTTCTCTTCGTATTCTCATTcaatttattttctcttatagGTGTTGATCCAAATGCATCCACACTCACTTGGTCAACGCCATTTTTTTTGGCAGGGTAACTCTGGGTGTCCATCCAAAGGTGCCCTATATTCCCGGTTGCAGCTCTCCCGGCCGGACAGGACAGGGAAGATGCATGACACTACTAGACAAAGCCATTGACTTACTTGATTGACCAAGCAGAGCAGGAAGGTTCCCTTGTCAGACAGTCCACGACATGCCCTCGCAATGGTATCATCATCCATTTTGTTATCCTTATTTTTCACATACATTTTATACAAACCTCAATCTGAGCAGAAGCCATCCAAGGGAAGGGAGTCAAAGATCTTGAAACAGACAGAGCTCAACAGAATCATCAAGGAGAAGGATGATCATACATCTCCAAATTTATGGCATTTTTTGATGACCAAATGATGGCATTTCCTTTAgccatcttcttctccaaatGTTGTAACTCACAGGTAGATTTGAATGCTATGCAATCAGGCGATCGTGAACTGGGGCTCAAGTCCCTGATTGACGAGAGCAAAGAGATGACCAACGACGAGGTAAAGCATAATCAACAGGCTGCTGCTCAacaaggaggagaggagacccTGCACAGGCGCATCGTCGCCGGCGAAGACAAGGCGTCACGGCGATAAGCCGTGCCATCCAGATTGGGAGCTTCATATTTGCTGGCCCAACCGTTGTCGGCAAAATGTTGGACATGAGCGAGCTCATGGCGAAGCACCTTGGATGAAAACTTATGGCAGGAAGAAATTGAGATGATGTGCCGGCCACTCTTCTCATCATCCATTGTTTGTACTCAGCATTAATATAGACTGAGATATGAACAAAACCATAAAATCCTTATCCAAACACCTTGCTAGTAACAAGCAGTAATTGTAGAGCAAAGATAGTTCGATTCATTCTCAATCACAGATAGAGATAGGAGAAGCAGAACCACATCCTTTCTCATTGCAATATTAGTGCTGCTGCTACATTTTTTTTCAACACCTGTTCACTACTGGTATAGTGAACCATCCCCAATTATCGCACCATGGCCGATTCAGGCATTCCGAGTAAGTTCCAAATTTCCAATGCTGATCATAATGAAACGTCCACTTGCTGATTCTAAGTTGATAAATTGAGTATATTCATAAATTGAGTATCACTAAGGAACTGAAGAATTAACCTACCTTCATTTCCTTTATGTTCATTCTTCTTGTCGTGTGAATTAAAAGTTAAAACCAGCAAAAGCTACAACAAGCCTTACAAGTTACAACAAGCACACAACTCATGATTATTCATTCCCCCCACCAATACTACCATCTACATCCCAATTCTATGAGTAGTATCTATGTTCATGTAAAATTACAGATTCCAAAGACAAGACCTGGAATTGCTCGAGAGTAGAAGCAGAGCACAGCCATGGAGAGGGAGGCAGTCGATCAGACCTGGAATTGCTCCATCTGCACGTCGGAGGCCTTGAGCGGGACGTAGTCGCCGAGGTAGACCTCGAGGTGGTCGGAGATGTTGGCCTTGTCGATGCTCTCATGGTGGTAGCTCTTGCACACCAGGTACACCACCGTCTGCGTGACCAGCGCCAGCATCACAACCGCGCACAGCGCCGCGAGCATGAGGAGGCCCAGGAAGAGCctgccgccggcgccgacgccGTGGCTCGCTCCCCGGACGACCCAGGCGCGGAAGGCGACCTCGACGACGGCGAAGACGAGGTTGAGAGTGCAGAAGATGGCTGCGGCGGTGGGGAGCTTGCCCCTGATGAGGTCCTTGCTCCTGCGCATGGCGTGGAATCCCTTGTAGTCCTCGAGCACGGAGACGACGCTGGCGAGGTGCCAAACGACGCTGAGGTAGACAAGGCCGGCGAGGTaggcgaggacgaggaggaaggCCGTGAGGGTGGCGAGGCCGGAGCCGTTGTCGGCGGCGACGAGGAGcgcgaggaagaggaggaggaaggcggcgtggtAGGCGAAGAGGAGCGCGAAGGCGGCGAGGAAGGTGGCAGCGAGGCGGCGCCAGACGCGTGGGACGACGGAGAGGATGCGCGGGAAGGAGAGCGCGTCGTGCTTGGCGGAGTAGACGGAGGCGACGGagaagacggcggcggcggtggagaggagcgagaagaggaggagcgcgaggaggTAGGCGGccttgaagaggaggagggccgCCCAGTCGGAGGCGAGGCGGCTGAGGAGGCGGTCCCGCTGCGCGGTGCCCGGGGCGGTGGAGTCGAGGGCGGTGTCGTCGGAGTCGATGTGGGTGAAGAGGGCGTGGGAGATGGCGATGTGGAGGAGAAAGAGGGCGGAGAGCGGGAGTACGAAGGCGGCGGCGATGCGGGCGAAGAGCGGGCGGTGGGGGCCGCGCAGGATCTGAGCGGAGGCGCGGTAGACGCCCACGACGCCCAGGAACTGCAGCTCCTCCGGCTCGCAGTCCATGGATTCCGCTCCGATGTGGTGGCGGGATTGAATTggaggtggagaggaggaaTTGGATTGGAGGCGAGGTCGGGCTGTGcctgcttctcctccttctgCGAGGTCGGGTCGTGGATGGGAATGGGGAATTAATTGGAGAAgacgatggatggatggatggaatgGGAAGTAAGGCTACTCCTCCTTTCCTCCTACCGCGAGGAGGAAGAACGCGTCCGGTGGACCTGCTTTCTCCGTTGACCACCACAATTCTaattccaattccaattccaattGGTTTCCCACCGATTCCTTGTGGAATGTGGATCAACGACCAACGTGATTCCTACGCTACGCCGTCCTCTTCTCTCGTGACCACTAGCTAATGTATGATACAAGACTTGGTCTCTCCGTTGACCACCCTCTGTTTCTCTCTTGAccgctagctagctagctaattgatttttttatttatgtgttTTTAAATTCTGgaatttgtaaatatatatatctgaTTTGAAAtttacacacacatacatacatacatacatacatacatacatacatatatatatatatatatatatatatatatatatatatatatatatatatatatatatatatactcttatCACTCATTGGATAGGCGATAAGAACATGTCACTCAGACTACGTGGGTCGCAAGCGTGATAGGACTCAATACCTATGGGGCTCTCCATTGTGGTCCTCTGATTGGGCGACTAGGGCAGTAGCTCCTCCTGTCACCCGTTGAAGAATGGGCCATATGAGTAGATATAtctcaattttttaaaataagtgtatatatttgcaaattctagatttaaaaaatatataaataaaaaagtccTAGCTAATGTATACAAGACAGACTTGGTCTCCAACAGGTCGGACCTACATAAATGGCACTCTAGGCCATTACGGGTTGGGCAATTTTGGGCCACAGCCTAGCCTGGCAGCATGTGAGCCAAGTGCTGGATGGCTTCCTCCTGTTGCTCTAATGCTTTGTCTATTGCCTTGGATGGGGGTCGAGAGGAGGAATTGGATTGGAGGCGAGGTCGAGTTGTGCCTTGTGGTGGGAATGACGAAATTGCTCTGTTTGGCGAGGAAGACGAAAGCGATTGGTTCTGGTTTTGGTTTGTTAATTCCAATGTATACGCATGGATGgaatgagaagaagaaagcGATTGGTTTTTCTCCATCGTGGACCTTGTGCCAATCAACGTCCTTCCCGCTCTTACACTCCTCTCGCCACCACCATCAACCCTCGTCAGTTCTGCCCCCTAAGAACCCAAGAAGCCCACCGCCATGTTTCCTACTATTTTACGCCGTCCTCTTCTCTCTTGGACGCTAGCTAGCTAATGTATAGTACAAGACTACTTGGTTTCTCCGTTGACCGCCCTCCTAGCATGTGGAATCATCACGTCATACCACTTgttgagggtaaatccctgacagtgattccgagGTATGTCAGacggtgggtgcgtgaacggcgtTTCAGAGACTGAGTGTGTCTTTGTGTAGATGAAGGATTCGAGGACACTAGGGGTTaaacaggttcgggtctcccgaaggataacaacTCTACATTCTGTGTATTCTCTTCTTTGGTCtaagttggttacagatgatgttcttgccaagCCTTCTTCTCGGCCTCTTTCGCCTCTAGGCCTCTCCCTTTTTCTCCACCCTTTCCTCACAAGTCtagtactcctccctttatatatcagagggggAGAGGATTTACACACGAGTCAAAACATACACCCAAGCTTAGTTAGAGCCTCCCACCTAGGCACagcattactaagagcagacgtatcACATTTGCTCTTGGGCACTAcagagcctgtcccatcgctccaccgcctgcg
Protein-coding regions in this window:
- the LOC133895905 gene encoding uncharacterized protein LOC133895905, with the protein product MEFEPEELQFLGVAGIYRASAQILRGSHRPLFARIAAAFVLPLSALFLLHIAISHALFTHIDSDDTALDSTVSPAQRDRLLSRLASDWAALLLFKAAYFLALLLLSLLSTAAAVFSVASVYSAKYDALSFPRVLSVVPRVWRRLAATFLAAFALLFAYHVAFLLLFLALLIAADNGSGIAGLLAFLLLVAYLAGLVYLSVVWHLASVVSVLEDYKGFHAMRKSKDLIRGKLWTAAAIFATLNLVFAVVEVAFRAWVVRGATHGVGAGGRLFLGLLMLAALCAVVMLALVTQTVVYLVCKSYHHESIDKANISDHLEVYLGDYVPLKASDVQMEQFQV
- the LOC133895583 gene encoding uncharacterized protein LOC133895583, which gives rise to MDCEPEELQFLGVVGVYRASAQILRGPHRPLFARIAAAFVLPLSALFLLHIAISHALFTHIDSDDTALDSTAPGTAQRDRLLSRLASDWAALLLFKAAYLLALLLFSLLSTAAAVFSVASVYSAKHDALSFPRILSVVPRVWRRLAATFLAAFALLFAYHAAFLLLFLALLVAADNGSGLATLTAFLLVLAYLAGLVYLSVVWHLASVVSVLEDYKGFHAMRRSKDLIRGKLPTAAAIFCTLNLVFAVVEVAFRAWVVRGASHGVGAGGRLFLGLLMLAALCAVVMLALVTQTVVYLVCKSYHHESIDKANISDHLEVYLGDYVPLKASDVQMEQFQV